Genomic DNA from Peribacillus simplex NBRC 15720 = DSM 1321:
GAATGTAAATACGATCAAGAAAAAGATTGGTTTTAACCCATTATAAAGGTAGCGAAGCGGTATTTTGGAAAGACTGATCAATAGGATGGTGAATACAGCAAGCAAACCGTAAGAAACGACATTATTCGCCAAAAAGATGACACAAACAAACAGGAAAACGAGGAGCAATTTAGCCCTTGGGTCCATCTTGTGCATCAGTGAATTTGCAGGGACATAACGCCCGATAATCATTTTATCCAGCATCAGCGGTTCCCCCGTTTCATGGCTTTATCTATTTCTACCGCTAAATCACCGATATTAAGACATGGATGATCAAATCGTACACCAAGTTCCTTCTGGAGCTTTAGCTGAAAACGGACCGTATCAGGAACATCCAGACCAAGCTCCATTAATTGTTCCGGCTCTGAGAAAATTTCCTGGGGGGTTCCTTTTTTGAACACCGTACCTTTATGCATGATAATTATGTCATCCGCGTACTTGGCTGCATCCTCCATGCTATGTGTCACCAGAATCATTGAAATGCCTCTTGCTTTATGCAAATCATAAAACATATCCATGATTTCTTTGCGTCCTCGCGGATCCAGTCCCGCTGTGGGCTCATCAAGTACCAATACTTCCGGCTCCATGGCAAGTACACCAGCGATGGCAACCCGTCGCATTTGTCCGCCGGATAAATCGAATGGGGATTTTTCAAGAATTTCCTCATTCAATCCGACTTGCGCGATGGCTTTCCTGGCCAGTTTCTTAGCATCGATTTCAGAAACGCCAAAATTCATGGGTCCGAAACATATATCCTTTTCAACCGTTTCATCAAATAGCTGATGTTCCGGAAACTGAAAAACAATACCGACCTTTTGTCTAATTGGCCGCAACGCCTTCTCTTTTTTTCCGGCCTCAATCGTCCGATCCCCAATGAAGACCCGACCCTTCGTCGGTTTTAATAGAGCATTCAAATGCTGCAGTAGCGTGGATTTCCCGGACCCTGTATGCCCGATGATTGCGGTATAGGTTCCCGGCTCCATTGAAATATTGACATCATGAAGGGCTAGATGTTCAAAAGGAGTATTCACCTGATAGCGGTATTCTACATCATCGAGTGTAATTCGCATAAATCCTTCACCAACTCTTCCTCTGTCAAATGCCCATCAACTACACGAACACCATTTTTTTGTAACTCCTTGGTTAGTTTCACTGAAAAAGGAATATCCAGACCAAGAGCAATCAATTCTTCCTCTAACTCAAAAATATCCTGAGGCGGTCCTTCACGATATAACCGACCTTGGTTCATTACTATCATTCGATCAGCTTTCGCAGCTTCCTCAAGATCATGGGTGATTGATATGACAGTAATCTCGTTTTCCAGTTTTAATTCCCTAACTGTTTCAAGCACTTCTTCACGGCCTCTTGGGTCAAGCATGGAGGTTGCTTCATCTAAGATGATTATGTCTGGCTGCAAGGCTATTACACCTGCTATGGCCACTCTTTGCTTTTGACCGCCGGATAGATGGTGCGGCTCTTGATTAAGAAAGGCATTCATTTTAACCTTATTTAACGCACCATGAACACGCTCCACCATAACCTGCTGAGAAACACCGGCGTTTTCTAAACCAAAAGCCACATCATCCTGAACTGTAGTGCCTACAAATTGATTATCTGGGTTTTGAAAAACCATGCCAATTCTCTGGCGTACATCCCAAACAGATTTTTCAGTCAAAAGTTGATCATTAATAGTAATGGTACCTGAGTTAGCGAACTGAAGACCATTCAATAACTTCGCTAATGTCGACTTGCCAGAACCATTATGCCCGACAATCGCAAGCCACTCCCCCTGATGAATATCAAAAGAAACATCATCCAAGGCGTTTCGAGACTGACCCTCATATTTAAAAACAATATTATTTAAAGAAACCAGCTTCTTCACTATGTGGCCCTCCTCATCCTCGACTGCACTCGTCTAATCTAAACTCTGCTCACTCAATATAAATATAGTAGTTTTTCCTTCTGAAAATATAAAAAAACGCTGCACCCCTTCCACCGAAAGAATTTTCGGTAAATTAAGAGCAGCTAACAGCGGGCCTGTTACGAAAAACAGGTTATCTTATAATCGCTTATCAAAAGCGGGAAGGGATGCTTGAGCTAGACGTGAAGGCTCCCTGCATAATACAGGTTCCGCCAGCCATCGTAACACTCAATGCGAATTTCTAAATGACAGAATTTCTATTTAAAAAAAGAAAAAGGGCATAGAACAAGTGAGTATATTCATTTGTCCCGCCCTTTTTCATCGTTGTTATTAAACTAATTCAATAACCACGACTGGTGCACCGTCACCGCGGCGTGGACCAACTTTCATGATACGAGTGTATCCACCTTGACGTTCTTCATAACGTGGAGCCACGTCACTGAATAGTTTTTGAAGGGCATCTGTGCCATTCTCAGCGTCAGCGATTTCGTTACGGATGAATGATGCAGCTTGACGGCGTGCATGCAAGTCACCACGTTTACCAAGAGTGATCATTTTATCTACTACAGAACGTAATTCTTTTGCACGTGCTTCAGTAGTTTCAATACGCTCATGGATAATAAGATCCGTAGCTAAATCACGAAGTAATGCTTTACGTTGTGCGCTAGTGCGTCCTAACTTTCTGTAACCCATTAGAGATTCCCTCCTTTGTTGAAGTTCTATATTGTGTGTCTAAAACAAGGCTCACAACATAATGGATTGATTCCGCCATGTTATCAGTCGTCTTTACGAAGACCTAAGCCTAATTCTTCTAGTTTCGCTTTCACTTCTTCAAGTGATTTACGACCTAGATTACGTACTTTCATCATATCTTCTTCCGTTTTATGAGCTAGCTCTTGAACGGTATTGATTCCAGCACGTTTCAAGCAGTTGTAAGAACGAACAGAAAGATCTAATTCTTCGATCGTCATCTCAAGAACTTTTTCTTTTTGATCTTCTTCTTTTTCAACCATGATTTCAGCATTTTGAGCTTCATCGGTTAAACCAACAAAGATATTTAAATGCTCTGTTAAAATCTTAGCTCCAAGTGCTACCGCTTCTTGCGGACCAGTACTGCCATCAGTCCAAACATCGAACGTTAACTTGTCAAAGTTAGACAACTGTCCAACACGTGTATTTTCAACTTGGAAAGATACGCGTGAAACTGGAGTGTAAAGAGCATCGATTGGAATTACACCAATTGGCTGGTCTTCTCTCTTGTTTTGAACAGCAGGAGTGTAGCCGCGGCCGCGACGTGCAGATAAACGCATACGCATATGACCGTTTTTACCAATTGTAGCAATATATAAATCCGGATTAAGAATTTCTACATCACTATCATGAGTGATATCAGCAGCCGTGATGACTCCGTCACCTTGAACGTCAATTTCCAGCGTCTTCTCTTCATCAGAGTAAATCTTAAGAGCTAGTTTTTTCACATTAAGAATGATAGATGTTACATCTTCCACGACGCCTTCAATTGTTGAGAACTCATGTAGCACTCCATCAATTTGTATAGCTGTGACAGCAGCACCTGGGAGTGAGGATAAAAGGATACGACGTAAGGAGTTACCCAATGTAGTACCATACCCACGCTCTAGTGGCTCTACGACGAATTTACCGTATTTGGTATCGTCGTTGATTTCAACCGTTTCGATTTTTGGTTTTTCTATTTCGATCATCAATAAACCCTCCTTCAAAACGTCAAAACCCCGGCAAGTAAACCAAGTCACTTAAACCGAAATTCCCCATGTATACGTTCCCGCTGTGCGCAACAACTGAAAATTAATCCTCTGTAAGAACGCAAACTCAGTATTATATCCCATTATTGACAGGAATACAAAATCTATACAGAAAAATTAAACACGGCGACGTTTTGGTGGACGGCATCCGTTATGTGGAACTGGAGTTACATCTTTAATTGCAGTTACTTCTAGGCCAGCAGCTTGAAGTGCACGAATAGCAGCCTCACGTCCAGCACCAGGTCCTTTAACTGTAACTTCAAGAGTTTTCATACCATGTTCAATTGATGTTTTAGCAGCTGTTTCAGCAGCCATTTGTGCAGCAAATGGAGTGGATTTACGAGATCCACGGAATCCTAGAGCTCCAGCACTTGACCAAGAAATAGCATTACCATGAGAGTCAGTGATCGTAACGATAGTGTTATTGAATGTTGAACGAATATGTGCAATACCAGTTTCTATATTCTTTTTCACACGACGTTTACGTGTATTAGTTTTACGTGCCATGAAAAGTAACCTCCTTTACTAATTATTTTTTCTTGTTAGCTACAGTACGACGAGGTCCTTTACGCGTACGAGCATTGTTTTTTGTATTTTGACCGCGAACAGGAAGACCACGACGGTGACGTAAACCACGGTAAGAACCGATTTCCATTAAACGTTTGATGTTTAGGGAGATTTCACGACGAAGGTCGCCTTCTACTTTAAGCTTGTCAATGATATCACGAATTTTGTTTAATTCGTCTTCCGTTAAGTCACGAACGCGAGTTTCTTCAGAAATGCCTGCTTCTGCAAGAATCTTAATCGCAGTTTGTTTTCCAATACCATATATATATGTTAATGAGATAACAATCCGTTTGTCACGGGGAATATCTACTCCAGCAATACGTGCCATGCTTGAGTGCACCTCCTTCTATTTAGCCTTGTTTTTGTTTATGTTTAGGGTTTTCGCAAATAACCATAACTTTACCTTTTCTGCGGATAACTTTACACTTTTCGCAGATTGGTTTGACTGATGGTCTGACTTTCATTGCTATCTAACCTCCTTATACAGATCGGAGCGTAACCGGATTATTTGAACCGGTATGTGATTCTGCCGCGAGTTAGATCATACGGGGAAAGCTCAACCGTAACTTTATCTCCAGGCAAAATGCGAATAAAGTGCATACGAATTTTACCGGATACATGAGCTAAAACAGTATGACCATTTTCTAATTCTACCTTAAACATTGCATTTGGCAAAGTCTCTTGTACTGTGCCTTCTACTTCAATTACATCATCTTTCGCCATTAAAGTGATTCTCCCTTCTCTATGCGTGAACCTATTAAAGGTACACATCTTTCCGTCAACATTACTACAGTCCAATTATCCTCATAAGTCTTACAATTCTGCATCAAGTATTCACCATTTTGTAGAACCAGGCTTAAACTGAGGACCTTTATCAGTTGGACCGAAATGAGGATTTTATGGGTCCTCATGTAAGTCTTGACCGATTCCGTGACCGACATACTCTCGAAATAGAGAAGCAATTAGTCTCGACATAGGTTTGAATAGCATGGGAGATGTTTGAAAGGCGCACGCCTGACATAGCTTCTTTCAACCCTCTATATCACGACTCTTTAGGAATCCCAATAGAGTCACTGCATTTCTTCATCAATTTTGCCGACCGGATATGTCCATGAAGATCACTTAAAAAGTAATCGCCCAATTCAGGGAATACCAAGTACAAGAACCTGATTAATAAATGTGCGAATGCTCTCGCGAAATCCATTATACCCTTTGTAATATAGGAATGCACCAAGTTTAACTAGTAAGTTATAAAAATGGTATGAATTTCATAAATCAATACGAATGATTAATTTTGTAAAGCACCAAGCAACACATCGATATTTTCAAATACCTTATTAATATCTTGCTGTCCGTCAATGTTAACCAAGTATCCTTTGTCTCCGTAGAAATCAAGAAGTGGCTTGGTTTGTTTCAAATTCACATCTAAGCGATTTTGAACCGTTTCTGCATTATCGTCGGCACGTTGATATAATTCTCCGCCGCAGCGGTCGCATACATCATCTTTAACAGGCGGATTGAAAACAAGATGATATGTCGCACCACATGATTTGCAAATACGACGTCCTGTCAATCTTTCCATTAAGATGCTTTTATCAACATCGATATTAATGACAAAATTCATTTTTCGATCTAAATCAGTAAGAATGCTTTCAAGTGCCTCTGCCTGCGCCACAGTACGTGGAAAACCATCAAGCAAAAATCCTTTTAGGCAGTCTTCCTTGCTTAAACGTTCACGTACAATGCCAATGGTAACTTCATCAGGTACCAATTCGCCTTTGTCCATGAATGATTTTGCCTTTAGAC
This window encodes:
- a CDS encoding adenylate kinase, producing the protein MNLVLMGLPGAGKGTQAEQIVEKYNIPHISTGDMFRTAIKDGTELGLKAKSFMDKGELVPDEVTIGIVRERLSKEDCLKGFLLDGFPRTVAQAEALESILTDLDRKMNFVINIDVDKSILMERLTGRRICKSCGATYHLVFNPPVKDDVCDRCGGELYQRADDNAETVQNRLDVNLKQTKPLLDFYGDKGYLVNIDGQQDINKVFENIDVLLGALQN
- a CDS encoding DNA-directed RNA polymerase subunit alpha; the encoded protein is MIEIEKPKIETVEINDDTKYGKFVVEPLERGYGTTLGNSLRRILLSSLPGAAVTAIQIDGVLHEFSTIEGVVEDVTSIILNVKKLALKIYSDEEKTLEIDVQGDGVITAADITHDSDVEILNPDLYIATIGKNGHMRMRLSARRGRGYTPAVQNKREDQPIGVIPIDALYTPVSRVSFQVENTRVGQLSNFDKLTFDVWTDGSTGPQEAVALGAKILTEHLNIFVGLTDEAQNAEIMVEKEEDQKEKVLEMTIEELDLSVRSYNCLKRAGINTVQELAHKTEEDMMKVRNLGRKSLEEVKAKLEELGLGLRKDD
- the rpsK gene encoding 30S ribosomal protein S11; the encoded protein is MARKTNTRKRRVKKNIETGIAHIRSTFNNTIVTITDSHGNAISWSSAGALGFRGSRKSTPFAAQMAAETAAKTSIEHGMKTLEVTVKGPGAGREAAIRALQAAGLEVTAIKDVTPVPHNGCRPPKRRRV
- a CDS encoding energy-coupling factor ABC transporter ATP-binding protein, with amino-acid sequence MVKKLVSLNNIVFKYEGQSRNALDDVSFDIHQGEWLAIVGHNGSGKSTLAKLLNGLQFANSGTITINDQLLTEKSVWDVRQRIGMVFQNPDNQFVGTTVQDDVAFGLENAGVSQQVMVERVHGALNKVKMNAFLNQEPHHLSGGQKQRVAIAGVIALQPDIIILDEATSMLDPRGREEVLETVRELKLENEITVISITHDLEEAAKADRMIVMNQGRLYREGPPQDIFELEEELIALGLDIPFSVKLTKELQKNGVRVVDGHLTEEELVKDLCELHSMM
- the rpsM gene encoding 30S ribosomal protein S13; this encodes MARIAGVDIPRDKRIVISLTYIYGIGKQTAIKILAEAGISEETRVRDLTEDELNKIRDIIDKLKVEGDLRREISLNIKRLMEIGSYRGLRHRRGLPVRGQNTKNNARTRKGPRRTVANKKK
- the rpmJ gene encoding 50S ribosomal protein L36, which encodes MKVRPSVKPICEKCKVIRRKGKVMVICENPKHKQKQG
- the rplQ gene encoding 50S ribosomal protein L17, translated to MGYRKLGRTSAQRKALLRDLATDLIIHERIETTEARAKELRSVVDKMITLGKRGDLHARRQAASFIRNEIADAENGTDALQKLFSDVAPRYEERQGGYTRIMKVGPRRGDGAPVVVIELV
- the infA gene encoding translation initiation factor IF-1: MAKDDVIEVEGTVQETLPNAMFKVELENGHTVLAHVSGKIRMHFIRILPGDKVTVELSPYDLTRGRITYRFK
- a CDS encoding energy-coupling factor ABC transporter ATP-binding protein, which codes for MRITLDDVEYRYQVNTPFEHLALHDVNISMEPGTYTAIIGHTGSGKSTLLQHLNALLKPTKGRVFIGDRTIEAGKKEKALRPIRQKVGIVFQFPEHQLFDETVEKDICFGPMNFGVSEIDAKKLARKAIAQVGLNEEILEKSPFDLSGGQMRRVAIAGVLAMEPEVLVLDEPTAGLDPRGRKEIMDMFYDLHKARGISMILVTHSMEDAAKYADDIIIMHKGTVFKKGTPQEIFSEPEQLMELGLDVPDTVRFQLKLQKELGVRFDHPCLNIGDLAVEIDKAMKRGNR